A section of the Paenibacillus yonginensis genome encodes:
- the aroF gene encoding 3-deoxy-7-phosphoheptulonate synthase — protein sequence MIVITSAHTPEDRVKEIVQFIEKEGIQTHVSQGNDRTIIGLIGRIEPQLAEHLRQMKDVENVVKITKSYKLASRDFHPEDTVIQIGDVKIGGEELVIMGGPCAVESVSQIDEIAGLVKAAGAQVLRGGAFKPRTGPYSFQGVGVEGLVMMAEAGKKHGLLTITEVMTPEYVDICAEYADILQVGTRNMQNFDLLRKLGECRKPVLLKRGFSATYDELLNAAEYILAGGNPNVMLCERGIRTFETYTRNTLDLAAIPSLKQLTHLPIISDPSHGTGRRELVEPMSKASVAAGADGLIVEMHSDPDNSMTGDGVQSLFPDQFAALLQDLSKLAPLVGRSFQVPDLAAVK from the coding sequence ATGATTGTCATTACTTCTGCACATACACCGGAAGACCGCGTGAAAGAAATTGTTCAATTCATAGAGAAAGAGGGCATACAAACTCATGTGTCCCAAGGCAATGACCGGACGATTATCGGTTTGATTGGCCGGATCGAACCTCAGCTGGCCGAACATTTAAGACAAATGAAAGATGTGGAGAATGTGGTGAAGATCACGAAATCCTATAAACTAGCGAGCCGTGATTTCCATCCGGAGGATACGGTTATTCAAATTGGAGACGTGAAGATCGGCGGCGAGGAGCTGGTCATTATGGGCGGTCCATGTGCGGTGGAATCCGTCTCTCAGATTGACGAGATTGCCGGGCTCGTCAAAGCAGCCGGAGCCCAGGTCCTGCGGGGGGGAGCGTTTAAGCCTCGCACAGGCCCTTACAGCTTCCAGGGAGTTGGAGTAGAGGGGCTGGTTATGATGGCGGAAGCCGGCAAGAAACATGGGCTGCTGACGATTACAGAGGTCATGACGCCGGAGTACGTGGATATTTGCGCTGAATATGCGGATATTCTGCAGGTTGGCACGCGGAATATGCAAAATTTTGATTTGCTGCGCAAGCTGGGCGAATGCCGCAAGCCGGTCCTGCTCAAAAGAGGATTCAGCGCCACTTATGACGAGCTGCTGAATGCAGCCGAGTACATTCTGGCGGGCGGAAATCCGAATGTCATGTTATGTGAACGCGGAATCCGTACTTTTGAAACTTACACCCGGAATACGCTGGATCTAGCCGCTATCCCGTCTTTGAAGCAGCTTACCCATCTGCCGATTATCTCTGATCCTAGCCACGGAACCGGCCGCCGAGAGCTGGTAGAGCCGATGTCCAAAGCCTCCGTGGCCGCAGGAGCGGACGGCTTGATCGTTGAGATGCATAGCGATCCTGACAATTCAATGACCGGAGACGGTGTACAGTCTCTATTCCCGGATCAATTTGCAGCCCTGCTTCAGGATTTGAGCAAGCTGGCTCCGCTTGTGGGCCGAAGCTTTCAGGTGCCCGATCTGGCAGCAGTAAAGTAA
- a CDS encoding sensor histidine kinase: MSIRLRLTAWYTGILAVTLLVFCASIYGIVRYNIFTEVKNKILDQANPTLASLNVTTIQGFDLTPDISQRIRLEDAQIFWQTHSYVSGLTQVSTGLKNRAMQFPVPDLEALGSSPKAHFENVTVGGNFYSVLLVPITASVNGKAGVIGLVQLAANTASENRIMDQLWRVLLIGSIITIVVASTFGLFLARTSMKPIGKVIEAANQIQTGNDLSVRIDYDGPQDEIGRLIGTVNRMLERTETFYNELDQAYAAQRRFVSDASHELRTPLTTIRGNVDLLKKVWTQEDSAGGKLSPADLHQMSVEAVSDIADEASRMSRLVNDMLSLARADAGQTIEKTMVDMEPLVTEVIRRAQFLPRKADWLQGDLGALEGAVVEGDRDYLQQMLFIFIENAFKYTPSGSVVIDTLKNDGQLGIRIADTGIGMERSEVEHIFDRFYRADQSRGVTPGTGLGLSIGKWIIDEHRGSVEVFTRKGEGTTFLIWLPAVFNAAEE; encoded by the coding sequence ATGTCCATCAGGCTCCGACTTACAGCCTGGTATACAGGCATCTTGGCGGTTACGCTCCTTGTGTTCTGTGCTTCGATTTACGGGATTGTCCGTTATAACATTTTTACGGAAGTGAAGAACAAGATTCTCGATCAGGCTAATCCGACTCTCGCTTCGCTGAATGTGACCACGATCCAGGGCTTCGACCTGACCCCGGATATTTCGCAGCGGATCAGACTGGAGGATGCGCAAATCTTCTGGCAGACGCACAGCTATGTTTCGGGTTTGACTCAAGTTTCGACCGGGCTTAAGAACCGGGCCATGCAGTTTCCGGTGCCGGATCTGGAGGCGCTCGGGAGCAGCCCGAAAGCGCATTTCGAGAACGTGACGGTAGGCGGGAACTTTTACAGCGTTCTGCTCGTCCCGATTACGGCATCTGTGAATGGAAAAGCCGGGGTCATTGGCCTTGTTCAGCTTGCAGCCAACACAGCGTCCGAGAACCGGATCATGGATCAGCTTTGGCGTGTGCTGTTAATCGGATCGATCATCACCATTGTTGTGGCCTCTACCTTCGGATTATTCCTGGCCCGCACGTCGATGAAACCGATTGGCAAGGTGATCGAAGCTGCCAACCAGATCCAGACTGGCAATGACCTCAGTGTGCGAATCGATTACGATGGGCCACAGGATGAGATCGGTCGGCTGATCGGAACGGTCAATCGAATGCTTGAACGAACGGAAACCTTCTACAATGAGCTGGATCAAGCTTACGCGGCGCAGCGACGTTTTGTATCGGATGCTTCACATGAGCTGCGGACGCCGCTCACCACCATTCGCGGCAATGTCGATCTGCTGAAGAAGGTTTGGACGCAGGAGGACAGCGCAGGCGGCAAGCTCAGCCCAGCTGATTTGCATCAGATGTCCGTCGAGGCTGTCAGCGATATCGCCGATGAAGCAAGCCGGATGAGCCGTCTGGTTAATGATATGCTGTCGCTTGCCCGTGCGGATGCAGGGCAGACGATTGAGAAGACCATGGTGGACATGGAACCTTTGGTAACGGAAGTGATTCGCCGTGCCCAATTCCTGCCCCGCAAGGCGGACTGGCTTCAGGGTGATCTTGGCGCGCTGGAAGGAGCGGTCGTGGAAGGGGACCGCGATTATTTGCAGCAAATGCTGTTTATTTTTATCGAAAACGCCTTTAAATACACCCCTTCAGGCAGCGTGGTGATCGATACGCTCAAAAATGACGGCCAGCTTGGCATTCGTATTGCCGATACCGGAATCGGGATGGAGCGCTCGGAGGTCGAGCATATCTTTGACCGCTTCTACCGGGCTGATCAGTCGCGCGGCGTAACGCCCGGAACGGGACTGGGCTTGTCTATCGGCAAATGGATTATTGATGAGCACCGCGGTTCTGTCGAGGTCTTCACCCGCAAAGGAGAAGGCACAACTTTCCTCATCTGGCTGCCGGCCGTCTTTAATGCTGCCGAAGAATAA
- a CDS encoding response regulator transcription factor, whose amino-acid sequence MRNGILVIDDDEKITSMLRRGLAFEGYDVYTANNGLEGLKMMLSTDPDLIILDVMMPQLDGFEVCRRLREGGSTVPVLMLTAKDEVENRVKGLDTGADDYLVKPFALEELLARVRALLRRKEPTGEGGGQRLIFEDIIMDLDAREVVRSGNRLELTAKEFDLLHLFMQNPKRLLTRDLIMDKIWGYDYSGESNVLEVYIAMLRQKTEEHGGKRVIQTIRGAGYILRGDN is encoded by the coding sequence GTGAGAAACGGCATTTTGGTTATTGACGATGATGAGAAAATTACCTCCATGCTGCGGCGTGGACTGGCTTTCGAGGGTTATGACGTATATACGGCCAACAATGGACTGGAAGGATTAAAAATGATGTTGTCCACCGATCCGGATCTAATTATTCTGGACGTGATGATGCCGCAGCTTGACGGGTTTGAGGTATGCCGCAGACTGCGGGAAGGCGGAAGCACCGTGCCGGTTCTGATGCTGACAGCCAAAGACGAAGTGGAGAACCGCGTGAAAGGCTTGGATACCGGTGCGGACGACTATTTGGTCAAGCCATTTGCGCTGGAAGAGCTGCTGGCCCGGGTCCGCGCCCTGCTCAGACGCAAGGAGCCTACTGGTGAAGGCGGCGGACAGCGGCTGATCTTTGAAGATATTATTATGGATTTGGATGCCAGGGAAGTGGTTCGTTCCGGGAACCGTTTGGAGCTTACGGCGAAGGAATTTGATCTGCTGCATTTGTTTATGCAGAATCCAAAACGGCTGCTTACGCGCGATCTGATCATGGATAAAATCTGGGGTTATGATTACAGCGGGGAATCGAATGTCCTCGAAGTATACATTGCCATGCTGCGGCAGAAAACGGAGGAACATGGAGGGAAGCGGGTTATTCAAACCATTCGCGGAGCCGGATATATTCTGAGAGGAGACAACTAA
- a CDS encoding Hpt domain-containing protein yields the protein MTDKLLLIDAEPEGNKSLWAQLERLNTADIDTATDCKQAKEALSLQRYPVILIDRRTVAQAAAWTAEIRRLEREEGWPPAVVLLITDRFEPEKQAARADCRSIGINDIIAAPVRSNELKETLLRWLPEADAEKGLLNKDTVEELLELDDGRHEMVCTLLEMFRQDTPLKIEQIRALREKGDLRLASEVAHSLKSASLSMGMAWFAKWCEELEQACLEDGTREADYAFGQLETAYKASCAAWENLLPGRKVRNL from the coding sequence ATGACAGACAAGCTCCTTCTGATCGACGCCGAGCCTGAGGGAAACAAATCGCTTTGGGCTCAGCTGGAACGGTTAAACACGGCAGACATTGATACAGCTACCGACTGCAAGCAGGCAAAAGAAGCTTTATCGCTACAACGTTACCCTGTGATCCTCATCGACCGCCGCACAGTGGCGCAGGCAGCTGCCTGGACGGCCGAAATCCGCCGGCTTGAAAGGGAGGAAGGCTGGCCGCCAGCCGTGGTGCTGTTGATTACTGACCGTTTCGAGCCGGAAAAACAAGCGGCACGGGCAGACTGCCGATCTATCGGCATAAACGATATCATCGCCGCTCCCGTGCGGTCAAATGAGCTGAAAGAGACCTTGCTTCGCTGGCTGCCAGAGGCGGACGCCGAGAAGGGCTTGCTGAACAAGGATACCGTTGAGGAACTCCTTGAGCTGGATGACGGGCGCCATGAAATGGTATGTACTTTGCTCGAGATGTTTCGGCAGGACACACCGCTGAAGATCGAACAGATTCGCGCCTTGCGGGAGAAGGGCGATTTACGGCTGGCCTCCGAGGTTGCCCACAGTCTGAAATCGGCCAGCCTGAGCATGGGAATGGCTTGGTTTGCCAAATGGTGCGAAGAGCTTGAACAGGCGTGCCTGGAGGATGGAACACGGGAAGCCGATTATGCCTTCGGACAGTTGGAAACTGCTTACAAAGCGTCTTGTGCCGCCTGGGAGAATCTCCTTCCCGGGAGGAAAGTGAGAAATCTTTGA
- a CDS encoding 4-hydroxy-3-methylbut-2-enyl diphosphate reductase, which translates to MEIVKISPRGYCYGVVDAMVLARQAAKNLDLPRPIYILGMIVHNSHVTKSFEDEGIITLDGANRLDILDQVDSGTVIFTAHGVSPEVRRRAREKGLTTIDATCPDVTKTHVLIEEKAAEGFDIIYIGKKGHPEPEGALGVAPGKVHLIEKEEEIEQLDLHADKILITNQTTMSQWDIKHIMKKLLEKFPGAEVHNEICLATQVRQEAVAEQAGQAELVIVVGDPRSNNSNRLAQVSEEIAGVKAYRIADLSELKREWLIGKQRVAVTSGASTPTPITKEVISYLEQYEDDKPETWPLVRTVNMKKLLPPVKAKASAAAEA; encoded by the coding sequence ATGGAAATTGTAAAAATATCGCCGCGCGGCTACTGCTATGGGGTTGTTGATGCAATGGTGCTGGCGCGCCAGGCTGCCAAGAACCTCGATCTGCCGCGGCCGATCTATATATTGGGCATGATTGTGCATAACAGTCATGTCACCAAGTCGTTTGAAGACGAAGGCATCATTACGCTGGACGGGGCTAATCGCCTGGATATTTTGGATCAGGTGGATTCGGGAACCGTTATTTTTACCGCGCATGGGGTTTCGCCCGAAGTTCGCCGCAGAGCCCGGGAGAAAGGGCTGACAACAATTGACGCTACCTGCCCGGATGTGACCAAAACCCACGTCCTGATCGAAGAGAAGGCTGCGGAAGGTTTTGATATTATTTACATCGGGAAGAAAGGGCACCCGGAGCCGGAAGGCGCCTTGGGTGTTGCGCCCGGCAAAGTCCATCTCATCGAAAAAGAAGAGGAGATCGAGCAGCTTGACCTCCATGCCGACAAAATTCTGATCACCAATCAGACAACGATGAGCCAATGGGACATCAAACATATCATGAAGAAGCTGCTTGAGAAATTCCCTGGGGCAGAAGTACACAATGAAATATGCCTCGCTACGCAGGTACGTCAGGAAGCGGTTGCAGAGCAAGCCGGGCAAGCCGAGCTTGTGATTGTGGTCGGGGATCCCCGCAGCAACAATTCCAATCGTCTGGCCCAGGTATCCGAAGAGATTGCCGGCGTTAAAGCCTACCGGATTGCCGATCTTTCGGAGCTGAAGCGCGAATGGCTGATCGGCAAGCAGCGGGTGGCCGTAACATCCGGTGCCTCAACGCCGACGCCGATTACGAAGGAGGTAATTTCTTACCTCGAGCAATATGAGGATGATAAACCGGAGACTTGGCCGCTTGTAAGAACGGTGAATATGAAAAAGCTGCTGCCGCCGGTGAAAGCCAAGGCTTCTGCGGCTGCAGAAGCCTGA